Part of the Candidatus Thiothrix putei genome, ACTGGTGCTTGAGCAGTAGCAGGTGTTGGCATTTGTGGAACCATCATTGCTGGAGCGAAGCCATTGTTAGCGCCTTCAGCAGCGAAGTTGTTGTAACCGTAGCCGTTGCCATTACCGTTGCCGTAGCCATAACCGTTACCAGCACCGTACCAGTCACCGTTACCTTTACCGTTAGCAGCCATGTCAGTATCCATGTTGGTACGGCCTTTGCCTTTGAAAGTGATTGCGAAATCAACTTCGCCATCAGCGTCGCCTTTACCACGACCCCATCCGTTTACATCGCCATTACCTGTACCGTAACCAGTACCTTGACCACTGGTAGAACCAGTGCCTTGACCAGCGCCTTGACCGTAGCCAGTGCCATTGTCAAAACCATCAGTGAATTCAGCAGAAGCAGCGCCAGCGAAAGCGATCAGAGCAGCGAAAGCGATAGTTTGCAGTTTCATAATTTTATCTCCTAGCATTTGACATTTTGGAAAACTTCAGTATGAAGAAATTATAATATTAGCATTTTCTAATGTAAAGAGGTTTCTGCACGTTTCTTGCAAATTTTTTGCAATTATTGGAAACGTTGGGTCTTGCATAAAAAAGCCCCGGTAAGCGGGGGCTTTAAGAGGTTTCAATAATAGCGGTAAATGCGCGTTGGCCTCAGCCTTTGATCCGATATTCCGCTGACCGCGCATGGGCAATCAGACCTTCACCACGTGCCAAGACTGATGCAATTTTGCCTAGTGCTGAAGCACCTTCTGCCGAGCAATCAATCAACGATGAACGTTTCTGGAAGTCATAAACTCCTAGCGGGCTAGAGAAACGTGCAGTACGTGAAGTTGGCAATACATGGTTAGGCCCTGCGCAGTAGTCGCCCACTGCTTCTGCCGTATAACGTCCCATAAAAATCGCCCCGGCATGACGGATTTGTGTTGCCATTTCACGCGGATTTTCCACGGAAAGCTCCAAGTGTTCTGGGGCAATGTAGTTGGCGACTTTCACCGCTTCATCCATATCTTGCACATGGATCAGCACGCCACGATTTTGCAGCGAGGTGGAAATGATTTCCTTGCGTGGCATCTCTTCCAGCAGACGGTTGATGCTGGCTTTCACTTGTTCGATGAATGCAGCATCGGGGCAGACCAGAATGGATTGCGCATCTTCGTCGTGTTCAGCTTGGGAGAATAGATCCATCGCAATCCAGTCAGGGTTGGTTTTGCCATCGCAAACCACGAGGATTTCGGAAGGGCCTGCAATCATGTCGATACCGACAGTGCCGTAGACCATGCGTTTAGCGGTTGCCACATAGATATTGCCGGGGCCGACGACCTTATCAACTTGCGGAACAGTGGTCGTGCCGTAAGCGAGTGCTGCAACGGCTTGCGCACCGCCGATAGCAAACACGCGGTCAACGTTGGAAATTGCTGCGGCTGCCAGCACCAATTCGTTGACTTCACCATCCGGTGTTGGCACAACCATAATCAATTCTGGCACGCCTGCTACTTTGGCAGGCACGGCATTCATTAGCACGGAAGAGGGGTATGCTGCCTTACCACCGGGGACATACAAACCGACCCGATCCAATGCCGTGACTTGTTGCCCCAGCAAGGTACCGTCGGCTTCGGTGTAGTGCCACGATTCCATCAGTTGGCGCTGTGCGTAGGATTTGAGGCGGGTAGCTGCTGATTCCAATGCCGTGCGTTGTTCTGGCGTGATCTTGGTCAATGCTTCTTGCAAACGTGCCTGCGGGATTTCCAGTTCCGCCATGCTGCCCACACTCATGCGGTCGAAACGGTTGGTGTATTCCACCACCGCAGCATCGCCACGCTTGCGCACGTCCTTGAGAATACCGTTGACGGTGTTGAATACCGCGTCATCGGAGACGCTTTCCCATGCCAGCAAGTCTTGCAGTTTTGCCCAGAAATCGCTGGCGGTGGTGTTCAGTTCGGTAATGTTGAGCATATTCAGATACTCCTACGTTTTTCAATGGCCTCTGCCAATTGGTGCAGCACGACAGTGGTGGTATCAAAGTTGATGCAAGCATCAGTAATGCTTTGCCCGTAGACCAGCTCTTCGCGCTTTTTACCATCCGCTTTCTGGTTGCCTTCCACCAGATGGCTTTCGATCATCACACCCGTGATGGCTTTGTTGCCTGCTGCAAGTTGTTCGGCGACACTTGCTGCCACTTCTGGCTGGCGGCGGTAATCTTTGTAGCTATTGGCATGGCTGAAATCGACCATCAGATACGGTGGTAATTTGGCTTTTTCCAACGCTGCTACGGCTGCGGCAACACTCGTTGCGTCGTAATTCGGTTCTTGCCCGCCGCGCAGGATGACGTGGCAATCTTCATTACCCTTGGTCGCAAAAATCGCGGTATGCCCATCCTTGGTGACAGACAAGAAATGGTGAGGACGCGAAGACGCACCAATCGCATCAATCGCAATGTTCAAGTTGCCATACGTGCCATTCTTGAAACCAATCGGGCAAGACACACCAGAGGCCAGTTCGCGGTGTGCCTGGCTTTCGGTGGTACGTGCGCCAATCGCCGCCCAGCTCACCAAATCCGCTACGTATTGCGGGCTGATCAGGTCGAGGTATTCAGTGGCAGCAGGCATCCCCTGATTGTTCAGATCCAACAACAACTTACGTGCCATGCGCAAGCCTTTGTTGATGTGGAAACTGTTATCCATATCCGGGTCATTGATCAAACCTTTCCAGCCAATGGTGGTGCGTGGCTTCTCGAAATAGACCCGCATGATAATGTGCAACTGGTCTTTGAGTGTATGACGTAAGTGCTGCAAACGCGCTGCATATTCCATGGCTGCATCCACATCGTGAATGGAGCAAGGCCCTACCACGACTAACAACCGGTCATCCTCGCCATGCAAAATACGGTGGGCTTCTTGACGTGCTGCATACACGGTTTCGGTAGCCATTTCGCTCAACGGGTATTCACGGTGCAATTCCACAGGCGGGGTTAATTCGTGCATTCCGATAATGCGCAGGTCGTCAGTTTGGTATTTCATGGGAGATTCCTTTGGTCGACTGCCGCTTGAATGTGCGCAATCAGCTCACGAATGGCGGCATGTTTGAGTTTCATGGATGCTTTATTGACGATCAAACGCGAGGTGATGTCTGCCATGTGTTCAAGTGGCGCAAGCCCATTCGCACGCAAGGTGTTACCGGTGTCTACCACGTCCACAATGCAATCTGCCAAACCAACCAATGGGGCGAGTTCCATAGAGCCGTACAGTTTGATCACGTCGACTTGGCGGCCTTGCTCCGCAAAATAGCGGCGGGTGCAGTTCACAAATTTGGTGGCAACTTTCAGCCCTGTCGTCGGCAACGGGCGGTCTGGAAAGCCTGCAACCATGAGTTTGCAACGTGCAATTTTTAGGTCAACCAGTTCATACAGATCGTGACCGCCGTGTTCCATCAGCACGTCTTTGCCTGCCACCCCCAAATCAGCCGCCCCGTATTGCACATAAGTTGGCACATCGGTTGCACGGATAATAACCAGTTTCACGTCATCACGGTTGGTATCAAGGATCAGCTTGCGGCTGGTTTCGGGGTCGTCCAAAGGTTCGATACCAGCGGCTTTTAATAGCGGGGCGGTATCTTTGAAAATGCGCCCTTTGGAAAGCGCAATGGTCAAGGTATCTTTCACAATCTTATCCATTTACTCGCTGGATTCGCGCACCCAAGCGGGAGAGTTTTTCTTCAATGCGTTCATAGCCACGGTCAGTGTGGTAAATCCTATCTACCATGGTTTTGCCTTGCGCCGCCAAGCCAGCCAACACCAGTGAGGCCGAAGCGCGTAAATCGGTTGCCATGACGGGTGCGCCTTTGAGATAAGGCATCCCCGCAACAATCGCGGTATTGCCTTCCAAGCGGATATTGGCTCCCAGACGCATCAATTCGGCAACGTGCATCATGCGGTTCTCAAATATGGTTTCGACAATCACGCCAATGCCTCGTGAAACGGCATTCATCGCCATGAATTGCGCTTGCATATCGGTCGGGAAAGCGGGGTAGGGGTCAGTGCGAATATCCACCGCTTTCAGCGTGCGGTCACGCATATCGACTTCGATCCAATCAGCCCCGGTCGTCACTAATGCACCTGCTTCGGTAAATTTGTGCAGTACAGCATCGAGTGTATCAGGTGCGGCTTTTAAAGTCCTGACCCGCCCGCCGGTAATCGCAGCGGCTGCTAAAAAAGTACCCGTTTCGATACGGTCAGGCAGGACGCTGTAATCCACGCCCTTGAGGCTGGTTACGCCCTCGACGGTGATTTTGTCCGTACCCGCACCTTTGATCTTCGCACCCATGGCAATTAAGCAGTTAGCAAGGTCGACCACTTCCGGTTCACGTGCTGCATTTTCCAATACCGTTGTGCCTTCTGCTAATACCGCTGCCATCAGCAAGTTTTCTGTACCGGTGACTGTCACGATGTCCATGACGATTTTTGCACCTTTGAGGCGTTTGGCGGTGGCACGGATATAGCCCTCTTCGACCACGATCTTCGCACCCATCGCTTCCAATCCTGTCAAATGGATATTGACCGGACGTGAACCAATCGCACAGCCACCGGGTAAAGATACTTCGGCTTCACCGTAACGTGCCACCATTGGCCCTAGCACAAGAATGGATGCTCGCATGGTACGCACTAAATCATACGGCGCGACAAAATGCTGAATGGTAGCGGTGTTGGTATGGATATTATGGTGTTCGTCGGTTTCTACCGTAACGCCCATGCCTGCAATGACCGCAGCCAAGGTAGACACATCTTTTAAGCGTGGCACATTGCGGATAGTCATCGGCGTTTCTGCCAATAAGGTCGCCGCGAGCAGGGGCAGGACAGCATTCTTCGCACCGGAGATGTCGACATCTCCATCCAGTGTTACGCCACCTTCGATAATCAGCTTTTGCATGGTATTAAGATCCGGTTCAGTCGCTTGTCAGCAAAAGGATGGAATAATAGCGAAAATTGCGGGGGGATTCACCGCATCCTGCAAACTTTCCTACAAACTGCTACGTTGGGGGCAAGGTAGGGAACTTAATCGGCAAAGTTGTTTTCCAATTAAAAGACGTTGGGCAATAAAGCAGCGAAAAGGCGGGGCTTTTACGGCTGCTCATCATAATATGGGGTTTAGTAAATCATGATAAATGCTTTCCATTGGGGGGGGAGCCGCTGGGCTATGGCTTTCTTACTGCTATTGGGGTTAATGGCGGTTAAACCAGCCTCAGCCTTCTACAACAGTCATTCTGCGTTGGGAACCAATACGAATGAAATCATGGATGACGATTCAAGCGTACCCTTCATTGATTTGATGAAAATGGCGTTGCCGTTTCGTGAAGCTCATCAATTGAATAAAGGTCATATCGAATACGATCGTTACGGCTGGCCTAAAAAGATTTCTGCGGGGGGGCAAGCAGGTACACGCTTTGTGAGTAAGTTACCTGCTGGCACTATCCCCAGTGGGCGTTACACCGTCTTATACGATGGTGAGGGTAAGTTAGAGTACCGCAATGATGCCGTCTTGGTGGAAAACATGCAGGGGCGGGACATCATTACGCTTGAACCGGGCAAGGACAATGAGTTGAATGCCACGTTGTTCATTATGGCAACGAATCCAGCCAACCCGATACGCAATATCCGCATCCTGCCACCGGGTGGAATTTGCGGGAGTAACCCGTTTCAGCGTGTGGCTGGCGCAGGGCAGTGCCGGGGTGATTACCTGGCATTTGAACAGCACTCCAGCAAGATCATTTTCAATCCCGATTACCTGACCTATATGCGGGATTTCCGCGTGATTCGCTTTATGAACATGAGCGGTATTACCCGTAATCCGGTGTATGCGTGGGAAGACCGTGCCAGCATCGACCAGCAAACCTGGGGGGGCGCAGAGGGTATCCGTGGCGCACCCATGGAAGTCATGGTCGAACTTGCCAACCGTTTGCACGCTGATCCGTGGTTTTCCATGCCACATGCAGCGAGCAACGACTTTATTCGGCGTTTTGCTGAATACGTGCAGACAAACCTTGACCCAACTTTGAAGGTGTATGTGGAATATTCCAACGAAGTCTGGAACGGTGTTTTCACCCAACACGCTTTCGCCAAGCAACAAGGGATGCAAATGGGGTTAGACCCTGATCCGAATCAGGCTGCGTATAAGTTTTATTCCAAACGTTCGGTGGATGTGTTTGGGATTTGGGAACAAGTGTTTCGTGGGAATAAACGGGTAGTACGGGTGATGTCAGGGCTGGTGGGCAGCACCCAAATGACCAAAACAGTGCTGTCCTACAACGGTGCTTACCGCTTTACCGATGCGTATGCTGTTGCACCCTATGTGTTTGGTGATGCGAATGCCTTACGTCAGGCGCGTAGTGTGAATGATATTTTCCGGGTGATGACCGACCCGAAGTACCCACATTCCCTGCCTAATGAAATCAAGCTTATTGGCAAGCAAGCGGAGATGGCAAAAAGTTTCGGGGTTGATTTAATTGCCTATGAGGGTGGGCAACATTTGGTGGATATGACCACTAAATCCGATAGTCAGCACCCCAATAACTTGTTTTACGCCGCTAACCGTCACCCACAAATGGCCTCCATTTACCAACAACTGTTAGCCGGTTGGAAACAGGCGGGTGGCAAATTATTTGTACACTTTAGCTCCCCGCGTATTTACCGCAAATACGGTAGCTTTGGCACCAAGGAATACATTACCCAAGCGGATGCACAAGCACCAAAGCACCGTGCGTTAATGGCATTTACCCGTGCTAACCCTTGTTGGTGGAATGGTTGTTCGGGTAACACTTTGGTACGCCAAGCGAAACCCGTCAGCACCTTGGAGGCATTGAAAACACAATCGGAACCTTTGGATGCCACAGCACCACAATACGAACCAATCCACGGTGAACCTCCACCGTTCCCTATGGGCAATATTCCTCCAGAAGAGGCTATGCCCCCGCAAGCAGCCGTGCAACCAACGCTGGTCACCATGCGCAATGCACCGAGTGAGCAATACGTTGCAGGCGGTAATGCCCTTATTCGGCGGGTGCGTAATCCGGCAGATGTTTGGCAAGGTGCGACAGCCTATCAACTGCGTAATATGTTGAATGGCAAAATAGATGGCACGACAGATTTAGCCGCCATGTGGCAAGCCAGTTGGGATCAGCAAAACCTGTACCTGCGCATAGGTGTTGAAGATGACCGTCCGGGCATAAGTGATTCTACGTTGCCTTGGGAAGATGATGCGGTGGAACTTTATCTGGATGCGGATGCTTCCATGCGTCCACAATATGACCAATATAACGACTTCCACTTCATTTTTGACCTAAAAACTGGCACAGTTGTGTTGGGCAAAAACTCACCTAAAATTGACCGTATGCCATTGACTCATAGCATGATACGTTCCAGTAATGGTTATATGTTGGATGTAACTTTGCCT contains:
- the murA gene encoding UDP-N-acetylglucosamine 1-carboxyvinyltransferase, whose product is MQKLIIEGGVTLDGDVDISGAKNAVLPLLAATLLAETPMTIRNVPRLKDVSTLAAVIAGMGVTVETDEHHNIHTNTATIQHFVAPYDLVRTMRASILVLGPMVARYGEAEVSLPGGCAIGSRPVNIHLTGLEAMGAKIVVEEGYIRATAKRLKGAKIVMDIVTVTGTENLLMAAVLAEGTTVLENAAREPEVVDLANCLIAMGAKIKGAGTDKITVEGVTSLKGVDYSVLPDRIETGTFLAAAAITGGRVRTLKAAPDTLDAVLHKFTEAGALVTTGADWIEVDMRDRTLKAVDIRTDPYPAFPTDMQAQFMAMNAVSRGIGVIVETIFENRMMHVAELMRLGANIRLEGNTAIVAGMPYLKGAPVMATDLRASASLVLAGLAAQGKTMVDRIYHTDRGYERIEEKLSRLGARIQRVNG
- a CDS encoding sugar-binding protein; translation: MAFLLLLGLMAVKPASAFYNSHSALGTNTNEIMDDDSSVPFIDLMKMALPFREAHQLNKGHIEYDRYGWPKKISAGGQAGTRFVSKLPAGTIPSGRYTVLYDGEGKLEYRNDAVLVENMQGRDIITLEPGKDNELNATLFIMATNPANPIRNIRILPPGGICGSNPFQRVAGAGQCRGDYLAFEQHSSKIIFNPDYLTYMRDFRVIRFMNMSGITRNPVYAWEDRASIDQQTWGGAEGIRGAPMEVMVELANRLHADPWFSMPHAASNDFIRRFAEYVQTNLDPTLKVYVEYSNEVWNGVFTQHAFAKQQGMQMGLDPDPNQAAYKFYSKRSVDVFGIWEQVFRGNKRVVRVMSGLVGSTQMTKTVLSYNGAYRFTDAYAVAPYVFGDANALRQARSVNDIFRVMTDPKYPHSLPNEIKLIGKQAEMAKSFGVDLIAYEGGQHLVDMTTKSDSQHPNNLFYAANRHPQMASIYQQLLAGWKQAGGKLFVHFSSPRIYRKYGSFGTKEYITQADAQAPKHRALMAFTRANPCWWNGCSGNTLVRQAKPVSTLEALKTQSEPLDATAPQYEPIHGEPPPFPMGNIPPEEAMPPQAAVQPTLVTMRNAPSEQYVAGGNALIRRVRNPADVWQGATAYQLRNMLNGKIDGTTDLAAMWQASWDQQNLYLRIGVEDDRPGISDSTLPWEDDAVELYLDADASMRPQYDQYNDFHFIFDLKTGTVVLGKNSPKIDRMPLTHSMIRSSNGYMLDVTLPWSALQVNPRSGQRLGIDVHIDDDDDGGDRDGKLAWKAKQDESWQNPSLFGGVILGE
- the hisG gene encoding ATP phosphoribosyltransferase; the protein is MKDTLTIALSKGRIFKDTAPLLKAAGIEPLDDPETSRKLILDTNRDDVKLVIIRATDVPTYVQYGAADLGVAGKDVLMEHGGHDLYELVDLKIARCKLMVAGFPDRPLPTTGLKVATKFVNCTRRYFAEQGRQVDVIKLYGSMELAPLVGLADCIVDVVDTGNTLRANGLAPLEHMADITSRLIVNKASMKLKHAAIRELIAHIQAAVDQRNLP
- the hisD gene encoding histidinol dehydrogenase, with the protein product MLNITELNTTASDFWAKLQDLLAWESVSDDAVFNTVNGILKDVRKRGDAAVVEYTNRFDRMSVGSMAELEIPQARLQEALTKITPEQRTALESAATRLKSYAQRQLMESWHYTEADGTLLGQQVTALDRVGLYVPGGKAAYPSSVLMNAVPAKVAGVPELIMVVPTPDGEVNELVLAAAAISNVDRVFAIGGAQAVAALAYGTTTVPQVDKVVGPGNIYVATAKRMVYGTVGIDMIAGPSEILVVCDGKTNPDWIAMDLFSQAEHDEDAQSILVCPDAAFIEQVKASINRLLEEMPRKEIISTSLQNRGVLIHVQDMDEAVKVANYIAPEHLELSVENPREMATQIRHAGAIFMGRYTAEAVGDYCAGPNHVLPTSRTARFSSPLGVYDFQKRSSLIDCSAEGASALGKIASVLARGEGLIAHARSAEYRIKG
- the aroG gene encoding 3-deoxy-7-phosphoheptulonate synthase AroG codes for the protein MKYQTDDLRIIGMHELTPPVELHREYPLSEMATETVYAARQEAHRILHGEDDRLLVVVGPCSIHDVDAAMEYAARLQHLRHTLKDQLHIIMRVYFEKPRTTIGWKGLINDPDMDNSFHINKGLRMARKLLLDLNNQGMPAATEYLDLISPQYVADLVSWAAIGARTTESQAHRELASGVSCPIGFKNGTYGNLNIAIDAIGASSRPHHFLSVTKDGHTAIFATKGNEDCHVILRGGQEPNYDATSVAAAVAALEKAKLPPYLMVDFSHANSYKDYRRQPEVAASVAEQLAAGNKAITGVMIESHLVEGNQKADGKKREELVYGQSITDACINFDTTTVVLHQLAEAIEKRRSI